The Motilibacter aurantiacus region ACGAACTCGACCGGGTGCTCGAGGTGCTCGAGCACCTCCAGCGCCGTCATCGCGGCGAAGCCCCGGTCGTGGTCGGCGGCCTCGAAGCCGCGGGCCAGCACGTTCTCGGTGTAGGGGTCTGACCAGTAGAAGTCGAGCCCCTTGTCGCGCAGCAGCCGGGTGAGCAGGCCGACGCCCCCGGAGACGTCCAGGAACCGGCCGGACACCCCGGTGACGTACGCCAGCACGGGCAGGATCCGCGTGCCCATCTGCAGGTTGCGCCAGAGCAGGCCCGTGTCCGCGTCCGCGATCCCCCGGCTGTACGCCTCGTCCAGCCAGTAGGGGGCCTCCGTCTGCAGGAACCCGCAGCCGTCACAGGAGAAGTACGCCACGTCGTGACGCCCGAGCACCCGCTCGGTGAACATCGGCCGGGCCTGCGCCCCGCACACCCTGCAGACCATCGCTGGCTACCCCTTGTCCTCGTGTGGCCCGGCGCTCAGGTGAGCTGCCGGTAGGCCGCGGCGGTCGACGCAGCGGTGCGCTCCCAGGTGAACCGGCGCGCCCGGGCCCGGCCCGCCGCCCGCAGGCGTTCCCGCATCGCCCCGTCCTGGACGAGCCGTTTCACCCCGACCGCCATGTCCTCCTCGTCGGCGGGGTCGACGTAGGAGGCCGCCTCGCCGAGCACCTCCGGGACCGAGGACGCGCTCGTCGCCAGCACCGGGCAGCCGCGCGCCATCGCCTCCAGAGGCGGCAGGCCGAACCCCTCGTACAGCGAGGGGTAGACGAACCCCAGGGCCGATCGGTAGAGCCGGTCGAGCTGCGCGTCGTCGGCCGGGACCTGCTGCACCCTTCCCGCGAGCCCGAGCTTCTCGACGAGGCCTCGTTCGGAGGCCTGCAACGGCCCGCCGCCGGCGCAGACGAGCCGGGCCTCTGCGGCGACGCCCGATGCCGCGTACGCCCGCACGAAGGGCGCCCAGTTCTTGTAGCGGTTCGAGCGCGCCCCGGCGTAGAGCAGGAACGGCTCCGCGCCCCGCTGGGACCGCGTCCCCTGCCCGGGGCCGGGGTCACGACAGGGCTCAGGGCAGGGCTCCGGGCAGGGCTCCGGGCAGGGCTCGGGGATCGTCACGCCGTGCGGCACCACGACGACGCGCTCGCGGGGCACGTCGAACACGGACAACAGGTCGCGCCTGGTGTTCTCGGAGACGGCGATCAGCAGGTCCGCGCGGGCGAACAGCTCGCGCTGACGCGGGACGGTCGGGTCCTCGGGCAGGAAGTACTCGGGGAAGAGCGCGTGGATCAGGTCGTGGACCGTCACCACGACCGGGCCCTTCCACCTCTCGTGCGCCCGCCCGCCGTAGTAGGTCTTGTGGTAGACGGTGCCTGCCGGTAGCCGCCGTGACCAGAGGCGCAGCGCTTGCTCGTTGAGCGCATCGCAGAGCAGGCGGGCACGGTGGCGTTCCAGCGCGCGCGGCGTCCTGGCCCCCAGCACGCCGGGGACGCCCTGCAGCAGCTCGTTCGCGTGCAACCCGGCGAAGAGCGAGCTGTCCACGTCGAACCCGCCCAGTCGACGGTGCAGCTCGACCAGATAGCGCGTGACGCCCCCGTACCGCTGGTCGAAGGCCTCGGGCCCGAGCACCACTCTCATGCGGGTGCCCCCACCCGCCCGCGGGAGACACCGCGCCGGACAGGACGGCCGGCATCGGCCTGCCGGGCCCTCACGAGCGCGACCGGCGGTCGCGACGCGCGGCGAGCCGGTCCCGGAGCAGGCCGGGCACGGCGCGGGCCCGGTTGTAGGTGACGTCGAGCGCCAGGCGCTTCCCCGTCTCGGCCAGCGACGAGTAGGGCGAGGGCGTGACCGTCGCGGCACGGAGCACCGCACGGCTGACCGGCGGGACGGGGCTCTGCGCGGCGGTTCCCGACAGCTCCTCCACGGCGGCCTGCACCTGGCCGGCGAGCCTGTCCCAGGTGAAGTGCTGGCGCAGCCTGGCCTCGTTGGCCGCCCGGTAGGACTCGAGCTCCTCGACCGGCGCCAGCTGGAGGCGGCGCAGCACGGCGAGCGCGCCGGCGACGTCATCGAGCGGCACGTTCACCACACCCGGCTCATCGACGTAGCCGCTGGTCGGGGTGCACACGGGGACCAGGCCCCACGACATGGCCTCGAGCACCGTCGTGGGGTTGGCGTCGGCGCGCCCGACCGTGAGCAGGAAGTCGTACGTGGCCAGCAGCTCTCGGGTGTCGGGCGCGGCGGTGTCGCGGGCGCCGTGGGCGACCGTCCCGGGGATGCCGTCGCCGTTGCCCATCCAGCCGACCTGGCCCGCGGGCAGCGCCTGCGCGATCGCCGAGAGGTAGCCGGTGTTCTTGTACCACCCGGTGTGGCCGATGTAGAGGAAGCGCCTGCGGCCGGCCGGCGCGAGCTCGCGCTCCAGCGGGGGGAAGTCGCCGCGGTCCACGGCGAGGTCGACATGGATCATGCGGGGCGCCCAGTGGCGCAGCTCACCGAAGGCCACGCTCTGGAACCACGCCCGGCCGGTGATCGCGAGGTAGGCGTCGGCGGTGCGGACGAAGGGGTCGAGGTAGGCGACCTGGTGCAGCTCACCGGCGTAGGGGCAGAGGACGAAGCGCCCGCTCCATCGGGGGTCCTTCCACAGGCGCCGCAAGGCCGTCCCCGGCGAGGGATGGGGATGCCCGACCAGGACGTCGCCGCGCTCGGGGCGGGTGCGGGGCGGCGCGTCCCAGTCGTGCAGCACGACGTCCCAGGTCTTGGACAGCCGTTGGGCCAGCTGCCGCCCGATGGCGTCCGGGGTGCGGATGCCCTCCCCGTGCGGGTAGACCAGGTGCAGCCTGGTCATGCCGCCCCCACCGGCTCGGCGACCCGGCCCGCGTCCGCCACGGACATGCGGCGCCACACACGGGGCATGTAGACCAGGATCGGGACGGTGATGCACAGCGTCTGGGCCACGAGGCTCCCCCAGATCGGCCCGGAGACCCCGAACGCGTGAGTCAGGGCGACGGACAGCGGCAGGTTGACAGCGGCCATGACGAGCGCGCACACGACCTGGAACCGCACGACGTGGGCACCGTTCAACAACATCGCGAACGGCCCGACGAGGGTGTTGTTCGCCGTCCACAGCGCGCAGGCCACGAGCAGCGACAGTGGGACGCTCGCACGGTCGCCGATCCACAGGTCGAGGATCTGCGAGCTGGCCAGGAGCAGGACCGCGGCCCCGGTGACGTTGACCGCCGCAGCAACGAGCACGGCCTGCCGCAGGGTGCGCCGTGCCCATGACACCTCACCGCGAGCGAAGGCATCGCTGAACGCCGGCCACAGCGGAGTGAGGGCGAAGGAGACGACGATCGTCGGCAGCAGGAAGAGCCGCTGGGCGATGTAGTAGGAGGTGACCTCCGCAGGGCCCAGCAGGTGGGCGACCACCAGCGCGTCGGTCTGGTACGCCACGGCTCCGGCGACGCCGAGCACGAGGAAGAGCCCCCCGCTGTGCAGCAGGTAGCGCAGCGAGGCGCTCCGCACGGCGGACAGGCGCGGGCGCAGGTGCGGCCGCCGGGCGAACAGCCAGGCGCAGTTGACCGCGGACGCGACGACGGGGCCGGCGAGCGCGGCTGCCACGAACGCGGGGACGCCCGCCTCCGCGGCGACGCAGAGCAGCGTCGCGGCGATGCTCCCCAGAGCCCCGGCCAACTGCCAGAGGTTCGTCTGCAGGCCCTCCTGGAGCGCCAGGTGGATGCGCCCGGCAAGGCTCACGGGCAGGCCGGCCAGGAACACGACGGCGAACACGGCCAACGCCTCGGGCGCCTCCTCGCCCGCGAGGCCGTCGACCCCGAGGACGGACGCCCAGGGCACGAACGGCCATGCCAGGAGGAGCAGCCCACCGATGCCGGCTGCCACCGACAGCAGCAGCACCCATGCCGACGAGATCAGGCCGCGCGCTTCGTCCGTGTCCCCCCGGGCCACCGCGCGCGACAGCGGGGTCACCAGGCCGTTGCCGAAGCCGAAGTCGGAGAACACGAGCAGGGCCGGGAGCGAGGTGACCAACACCAGAAGACCATTGCGCGCCTCACCCAGGGACCCGAGCACGAGCGGAAGCGTGACGAAGGCTCCGACGGTCGTGGCCGCCCGGAAGCCGGCGGCGCCCAGAGCGGCAAGGACGATGCGCCGCCAACGCTCGCGCCCCGTCCCCGCCGAGGCCTCGAGGCCGGGCGGGACGGCCTCCAGCCGGTGCCTACTCATGCCGGCGGGCCCGCGTCGGAGGCACGGTGGGGCGCGGGGCTCCGACGCCGGTCAGGCGGCCCACCCGTCCCATCGAGCCTCCTCATCCTTTCGCGGCCGGCATTGTCCGGAGTCTACGGACAGAGAAGCAGGTCGCGGTGTCGACGACGACAGCACCCGAATTCTCCGCGAGCGGGGCGCGAACGTTGTCCGGACGGGCTCGCACCGTCAACCTGCCGTTAACCAGCACACTGAACGCCCAGAATGTGCAGCCGCGCGGTCGTCGCCGTTAAGGCCTTGTTGCGTTCCCTCGGCGTTGCGTTCCTCCGGCGTTGCGTTCCTCCGGCGCGAGCCGCAGGGCTCGGCGCGGTACATCGACGGAACGTGCCCGGAGCATCACGAGCAGCACCCGTACTGCCGGGCTCGCCCTCGACCACGGGACAGGCCCGGCAGCAGAGACCTGATTGTGGCTTCAGGTGTGTGCGGCCTCGGCCCGGAGCTCGGCCGGCCTAGGCGGGACGGGTCACCAGGCCCATGCCGAACTCGTACGCCTCCGGCAGCCCCTGCTCCGCCATGAACCGCACGTAGCCCTCGCGAGCCTTCCAGTGCTGTCCCTCGGGGCAGTCGTCGACGAGGATCACCCCGCCCGGGGAGAGCAACGGGTAGACCCGCGTGAGCCCCTCGTAGACAGGGACCGAGAGGTCGACGTCGATGAGCGCGGCCGCCACGGGAGCAGGGATGCGCGCCGGCCGCAGAGTGGTCACGTCGGCCTGCAGCAGCTCGATCTCGGGGGCGCCGAGCCCGTCGACCGTGCTGCGCACGAGGGACTTGGAGTTGGCCGAGAACATCGTGCGGTAGCCCGCCGGCGTTCCCTTGCCCTGGTCCACCCGGAACGTCTCGTCCGTGAAGCCGCCGAAGGTGTCGATGCACACGTAGCGCTTGTCCGACCCCGCACCGCGCAGCATGCGCGAGCAGAGCGCAGCCGTCCCGCCGGCCGAGCACCCGACCTCGAGCACCACGCCCGGCACCTCGCGGGTGTCCATGAGCGTCTTCATCCAGAGATGCAGCCGAACGGGCTGCAGCCCGATCGGCGGGAACCGGTAGAGCACCGGCCGAAGCGCTCGCTTCGCTGCGTACTTGGCCATCGTCGTCACGTCCACGGCACGCCTTCCGTCGGGGCCTGCAGGGCGGGCTACGACGGAGGAAACGCTCGACTCCGCGGCCCTCTGAACGCGGCGCACGCTAGCACCGGCGCGAGCCGGGGCACCAGAGCTCGGGAGGCTCCGGGCGCTGCCTGCGCTACGCCTTGGCCGGCCGCAGCACGTCCAGCCATCGCCTGCCGGCTATGTCGAGCTCGCGCTCGGCGAGGAAGAACTCGAGGCCGCGCCGGCCGTACGCCTCGGCCTCGGGCCCGTCGAGCAGCTTGCGCACGAACGCCGCCAGCCCCTCGGAGTCGTCGGGGTCGAGGACGAGGCCTCCGCCACCGGCTGTCACGTCGAGGGCGCTCTGGCACTCGGGCGAGCCGAGGAACGCGACAGGCCGGGCGACGGCCATCGCGGCGTACGTCTTCGAGGGCACGCAGGTCCCGGTGGCGCGCAGGTCCAGGCTCACCACGTGCAGCCCGCCGCTGGACAGCAAGGCCGCGACCTCGGACTCCGGGACGCGGGGCAGCACCCGCAGGTTGGCCAGCCCCGCGGCGGCGGCCTGCCGCCGCACCTGCTCGATGCGGTCACCGGTCCCGGCGAGGGCGAACAGCACCCGGGGGTCGTCGCGCAGCAGCTCGGCCGCGCCGACGAAGGCCTGCAGCGGGTGCCGGTGGGTCGCGTGCCCGCTGTAGAGGACGACGAACCGGTCGCCGAGGCCGAGGCGTCGGCGCAGCGCCCCGTCGTCCACCCGTGCGAGCCGCTCCTTCTTCTGCCACATCGGGATGACCTCGACGGACGAGCTCACCCCGCGCCGGATGAGCGCCTCGCGCATGCACGAGCCCAGCGTCACCACCACGTCGGAGGAGTTGCCGCCGAGGTTGTCCACCCGCGTGCGGGCACGGGCGAGCAGGCTGCCGCCGTCCGAGCGCAGCTCCAGCGCGCGCTCCTGATCCGCCCACAGGTCGAGCACCCACGTGACGTGGCGGACGTCGGGCCCTGCGACCCGCTTGGCCAGCAGCCCGAGCAACTCGACACCGGTGGGGGTGTCCACGGTGAGGATGGTGTCGAACCGGCGGCGGCGCAGGGTGACCACGACTCCGGAGGCCAGGAGGTACCAGAGATTCAGCACCTTCTGCCCACGGTGGCTGGCCGTGCGTCGGGCCGGGATCAGCCACTCGCCCAGCCCGGCCCGCTCGGTCCCGTCCTCGGGCGCGTGGCCGGCCAGCCGCAGCAGGGTCACCTCGTGCCCCTGGCCGCGCATCCATTGGGCGAGCTCCAACAACGCACGCGCCACGGCGTCGCGGTCGTAGTCGAGCTCGGCGCGGGCGATCAGCAGCCGGAACCGGCGCTTCCCCCCGGGCGCCGCGGCTGCGCGACTCCTCCGCCACATCGCGATGACAACCTCTCGTGGCCGTGGCCGAGGCGCTTCCCACCTGTCGTCGCGGAGCAGGGCGCCCTTTCCGGTGCCTGAACGTATACCACCCAGGTGACGTTCAGGTTGCCGTCGCGAAGCCACGTCCCGCAGCCCCGAAAGCCCTGGTACACCTGTCGCCGCGGCTTGCCGGGGGACGACGCGGACCGCTTCCGACAGGGATGCGCCGGCCCCGGCGTACGACGCGACAGGAACTGAACAGTGCACGAGCAAGGCGCGGTGCCGGCGTGCGGCACCGACACCGCCGGACGGGTGACGCTCGTCAAGGCGACTCCTTCGGGTGACGACACCCAGGGCATGAACATCCTCCGCACGACGGTCGCCGCAGTCGCGCTCACCGTTGCCACCGGCTCCACTCCTGCCCTTGCTGCGACGTCCCCTGCGGAGAAGCCGGCGAAGGCGAAGACCGTGTCCGGCAAGGCGGTCTCCCGCACCAGCACCGGCGTCAGCACGATGCTCATGGGCACGGTGACGAGCACGTCGAGCACCGCGACCCTGCGGTCGATCGCGCTTCCCGCCGGTACGCTCACCCTGACCAACAGCTTCAGCGGCTCCTGCAGGACGTTGCGCGTCGACGTCCCCTCGCTCGGCCTCTCGACGACGGGCCCCACCGGCTCCAAGCTCGTCGGCCAGGTGCCGGCCGGAGCGCTCACCGTCAAGGTGACCGGCCAGAAGTGCAACGCCACCGCATTCCTCGGGATCACCGTGACCCCCACGCCCGCCGCAGCCGCCCCCGCCGCGAACGTCAAGAACGTCCTGTCGTACGGCGCGGTCGGCGACGGCGTCACCGACGACACCGCGGCGATCTACCGCGCGATCGACGCGCTCGCCCCCGGCGACACGCTGCAGTTCCCGCAGGGGCGGACGTTCGTGCACAAGCAGATCATCAAGATCCTCAAGTCGAACATCCGCCTCGCCGGCAAGGCGACCCTGCTCGCGACCGACCCGATGAGCTCCGACGTCGTCATCGAGTCGAGCAACGTCACGGTCGAGGACCTCACCTTCAAGACGGTGGGCGCCACGGTGCGCAACTCCTCGATCGACCAGATGGGGCTCACTCTCGGGATGAGCAGTGGCACCGTGCTGCGTCGCGTCACCGTCGACGGCCCGTCCGCGGCCGGCATCTTCGTCGTGGGCGCGCGCGACTTCCTCATCGAGGACGCGGTCGTGCAGAACTCGCTCTCCGACGGCATCCACGTCACGCACGCCAGCCAGAACGGCAGGATCGTGCGGCCGACGATCCGCAACAGCGGCGACGACGGCGTCGGCATCGTCAGCTACCTCAACGACGGTGCGCCGGTCCGCAACGTCACGGTCACCTCGCCCCGGTTCTACGGCAACACCTGGGGCCGCGCATTCTCCGTCGTCGGCGGCGAGGACATCAGCTACACCGATGTGTACGCCGAGCGCTCCGCAGGCGCGGCGGTCTACATCGGCGCGGAGGGCGCGCCCTGGAACACCTTCACCGCCAAGCGGGTCACCGTCTCCGGCGGCACCCTGGTGGGCTCGAACACCGTCGCCTCGGTCGACCACGGCGCGATCCTCGTGCTGCCCGGCAGCAAGGACCGGCTCGAGGACGTCACCATCAAGAACCTCCTCATCAAGGACACCCGCGCCACCGCCAGCCGGCAGGTCGGCCTCTACCTGCCCGACGAGGACGCCGTCGCCCCGGCGCGGGTCAGCTTCCTCGGCCTCACCGTCGAGGGCGGCAACGAGATCGTGTTCTGGACCAACGCGCCGCGGACCAGCTACGCGCTGACGGGCACGACCTGGAACCGCACAGCGGTCGCCGGCAACGAAGCCTCCTGGTAGGGGCGGACCAGCCCCTGAGCCGGCCCCGAGCCGGCCCCGAGCCAGCCCCTGAGCCAGCCCCTGAGCCAGCACTGCGTCACTCCTGCACCAGCACCGCGCCAGCACGGCCTCGGCACGGCGCCCGGGCGGGCCCGGAAGACTGAATCCGGGCCCGCCCTTCAGGTGTTGCCAGCCGGAGGCGCGCAGTAGGATCACACTCGCCTCGGTCGGCGGTCGTCGGCCTTCTTCGACGAGTGCGGAGGTGGGAGTGCTGTCCCGCCTGACGCGGGCGTCCGCCGGGGCCCGACTGCAGGGGCTTTACCCCGCCCTCGGCCCCTGGACGTCCGCAGCCCTCTGGCACGGGATCACCAAGCCCGAGCTCCCCACTGCCCCGCTCGAGCAGGACCTGGGACAGATCCGTGCCCAGCGGCTCACTCCCCTGCTGCTGCGCCTGTGCGACGAGCGCGGCTGGCCGCTCACCGAGGAGCAGCGCGGCGCCCTCGAGGTCGAGGCGTTCATGTGGGAGACGCTGTCGACCAGCGCACGGAGCGCGGGGCGGGCCGTCCTGGGCATGCTCGAGGCGGCGGGCATCCCGGCTGCCGTCACCAAGGGCCCGGGTATCGCCGCCCACTACGAGCCGCCGCTGCTGCGCCCCTACACCGACGTGGACCTGCTCGTGCGGCCGCGCGACTTCGACCGGTCCATGCGCCTGCTCGCCCGCGAGGGCTACCGCCCCGCCGAAGCCAGCCGGCAGCCCTGGCCCTACTTCGACCGCTGGTGCCGCGAGGGCGTCAACCTGACCGGCCCAGCGGGCGAGCGGGTGGACGTCCACCACCACGTGCCCCCCTGGCACTGGTCCCGACGGCTCGACGCAGCGTCCCTGCTGGGACGAGCGCAGGCACCCCGGAGCCAGGGCATGCCCCTGGTGCCGGCGGAGGACAACCTGCTCGTCGCGGCACTGCACCTGGTGACCGACCGGAACCGCGCCGGGCGCAGCCTGCTCATCTGGCGCGACGTCGTCCAGCTGGGGTCCTCGGTCGACCCCGGCAGCGCGGTCGCGCGGGCGCGGGAGGTGCGGCTCGACGGGTGGCTGCG contains the following coding sequences:
- a CDS encoding class I SAM-dependent methyltransferase translates to MVCRVCGAQARPMFTERVLGRHDVAYFSCDGCGFLQTEAPYWLDEAYSRGIADADTGLLWRNLQMGTRILPVLAYVTGVSGRFLDVSGGVGLLTRLLRDKGLDFYWSDPYTENVLARGFEAADHDRGFAAMTALEVLEHLEHPVEFVDGVMRDRGCRTLLFTTELWPEERPPGRDWWYFAFATGQHIAFYRRRTLEHIGSRLGLRLYSASGLHMLTDRSPDPRAYALLASYRGSRLAGRVVEKRLRGRTQADHEALLRAAAQTREPDGT
- a CDS encoding glycosyltransferase family 4 protein, translated to MRVVLGPEAFDQRYGGVTRYLVELHRRLGGFDVDSSLFAGLHANELLQGVPGVLGARTPRALERHRARLLCDALNEQALRLWSRRLPAGTVYHKTYYGGRAHERWKGPVVVTVHDLIHALFPEYFLPEDPTVPRQRELFARADLLIAVSENTRRDLLSVFDVPRERVVVVPHGVTIPEPCPEPCPEPCPEPCRDPGPGQGTRSQRGAEPFLLYAGARSNRYKNWAPFVRAYAASGVAAEARLVCAGGGPLQASERGLVEKLGLAGRVQQVPADDAQLDRLYRSALGFVYPSLYEGFGLPPLEAMARGCPVLATSASSVPEVLGEAASYVDPADEEDMAVGVKRLVQDGAMRERLRAAGRARARRFTWERTAASTAAAYRQLT
- a CDS encoding glycosyltransferase family 4 protein, with the translated sequence MTRLHLVYPHGEGIRTPDAIGRQLAQRLSKTWDVVLHDWDAPPRTRPERGDVLVGHPHPSPGTALRRLWKDPRWSGRFVLCPYAGELHQVAYLDPFVRTADAYLAITGRAWFQSVAFGELRHWAPRMIHVDLAVDRGDFPPLERELAPAGRRRFLYIGHTGWYKNTGYLSAIAQALPAGQVGWMGNGDGIPGTVAHGARDTAAPDTRELLATYDFLLTVGRADANPTTVLEAMSWGLVPVCTPTSGYVDEPGVVNVPLDDVAGALAVLRRLQLAPVEELESYRAANEARLRQHFTWDRLAGQVQAAVEELSGTAAQSPVPPVSRAVLRAATVTPSPYSSLAETGKRLALDVTYNRARAVPGLLRDRLAARRDRRSRS
- a CDS encoding lipopolysaccharide biosynthesis protein; this translates as MSRHRLEAVPPGLEASAGTGRERWRRIVLAALGAAGFRAATTVGAFVTLPLVLGSLGEARNGLLVLVTSLPALLVFSDFGFGNGLVTPLSRAVARGDTDEARGLISSAWVLLLSVAAGIGGLLLLAWPFVPWASVLGVDGLAGEEAPEALAVFAVVFLAGLPVSLAGRIHLALQEGLQTNLWQLAGALGSIAATLLCVAAEAGVPAFVAAALAGPVVASAVNCAWLFARRPHLRPRLSAVRSASLRYLLHSGGLFLVLGVAGAVAYQTDALVVAHLLGPAEVTSYYIAQRLFLLPTIVVSFALTPLWPAFSDAFARGEVSWARRTLRQAVLVAAAVNVTGAAVLLLASSQILDLWIGDRASVPLSLLVACALWTANNTLVGPFAMLLNGAHVVRFQVVCALVMAAVNLPLSVALTHAFGVSGPIWGSLVAQTLCITVPILVYMPRVWRRMSVADAGRVAEPVGAA
- a CDS encoding class I SAM-dependent methyltransferase, yielding MDVTTMAKYAAKRALRPVLYRFPPIGLQPVRLHLWMKTLMDTREVPGVVLEVGCSAGGTAALCSRMLRGAGSDKRYVCIDTFGGFTDETFRVDQGKGTPAGYRTMFSANSKSLVRSTVDGLGAPEIELLQADVTTLRPARIPAPVAAALIDVDLSVPVYEGLTRVYPLLSPGGVILVDDCPEGQHWKAREGYVRFMAEQGLPEAYEFGMGLVTRPA
- a CDS encoding glycosyltransferase family 4 protein; this encodes MWRRSRAAAAPGGKRRFRLLIARAELDYDRDAVARALLELAQWMRGQGHEVTLLRLAGHAPEDGTERAGLGEWLIPARRTASHRGQKVLNLWYLLASGVVVTLRRRRFDTILTVDTPTGVELLGLLAKRVAGPDVRHVTWVLDLWADQERALELRSDGGSLLARARTRVDNLGGNSSDVVVTLGSCMREALIRRGVSSSVEVIPMWQKKERLARVDDGALRRRLGLGDRFVVLYSGHATHRHPLQAFVGAAELLRDDPRVLFALAGTGDRIEQVRRQAAAAGLANLRVLPRVPESEVAALLSSGGLHVVSLDLRATGTCVPSKTYAAMAVARPVAFLGSPECQSALDVTAGGGGLVLDPDDSEGLAAFVRKLLDGPEAEAYGRRGLEFFLAERELDIAGRRWLDVLRPAKA
- a CDS encoding glycosyl hydrolase family 28-related protein, which translates into the protein MHEQGAVPACGTDTAGRVTLVKATPSGDDTQGMNILRTTVAAVALTVATGSTPALAATSPAEKPAKAKTVSGKAVSRTSTGVSTMLMGTVTSTSSTATLRSIALPAGTLTLTNSFSGSCRTLRVDVPSLGLSTTGPTGSKLVGQVPAGALTVKVTGQKCNATAFLGITVTPTPAAAAPAANVKNVLSYGAVGDGVTDDTAAIYRAIDALAPGDTLQFPQGRTFVHKQIIKILKSNIRLAGKATLLATDPMSSDVVIESSNVTVEDLTFKTVGATVRNSSIDQMGLTLGMSSGTVLRRVTVDGPSAAGIFVVGARDFLIEDAVVQNSLSDGIHVTHASQNGRIVRPTIRNSGDDGVGIVSYLNDGAPVRNVTVTSPRFYGNTWGRAFSVVGGEDISYTDVYAERSAGAAVYIGAEGAPWNTFTAKRVTVSGGTLVGSNTVASVDHGAILVLPGSKDRLEDVTIKNLLIKDTRATASRQVGLYLPDEDAVAPARVSFLGLTVEGGNEIVFWTNAPRTSYALTGTTWNRTAVAGNEASW
- a CDS encoding nucleotidyltransferase family protein, whose protein sequence is MLSRLTRASAGARLQGLYPALGPWTSAALWHGITKPELPTAPLEQDLGQIRAQRLTPLLLRLCDERGWPLTEEQRGALEVEAFMWETLSTSARSAGRAVLGMLEAAGIPAAVTKGPGIAAHYEPPLLRPYTDVDLLVRPRDFDRSMRLLAREGYRPAEASRQPWPYFDRWCREGVNLTGPAGERVDVHHHVPPWHWSRRLDAASLLGRAQAPRSQGMPLVPAEDNLLVAALHLVTDRNRAGRSLLIWRDVVQLGSSVDPGSAVARAREVRLDGWLRHVLLALPEEVRPTALLQRLEDGPLSPLPAAGRLAVLLSPVPAHLGARSSQALRLPVPAAAWCLAGALLPSRSFLHAKDPAAGAYPVLWARRAARSWRSVRSSWQPRG